In the Gossypium arboreum isolate Shixiya-1 chromosome 10, ASM2569848v2, whole genome shotgun sequence genome, one interval contains:
- the LOC108489360 gene encoding protein STRUBBELIG-RECEPTOR FAMILY 6 isoform X2 has product MYTSLNSPQQLTGWTASNGDPCGQSWKGVTCSNKRVTEIKLSNLGLSGSVGYSFQSLTSLKELDLSHNNFAGDIPYFTLPNLQRLNLEYNQFTGSVPFAISQMPSLQYLNLAHNQLQNALTDMFGPLSSLSTLDLSFNSLNGGLPESFKNLTSINSMYLQNNQFSGTIDVLANLPLDTLDVSNNRFTGWVPDQLKSINLKKDGNSWSSGPAPPPPPGTPPATRNRKHKSGSDGSASDSGSGGGSSSSGIGGGAIAGIVISILIIGAIVAFFLVKRRSRRSSSDIEKLDNQPLAPLASNEVQEIKSVKSSSSLDSQALDTPISISLRPPPIDRHKSFDDEEFSKKPVVVKKAVPAPTNVTSYSIADLQIATGSFSVENLLGEGSFGRVYRAQFADGKVLAVKKIDSSALPSNMSDNFMEMVSNISQLHHTNVTELVGYCSEHGQHLLVYEFHKNGSLYDFLHISDEYSKPLIWNTRVKIALGTARALEYLHEVCSPSVVHKNIKSANILLDAELNPHLSDSGLATFIPNADEVLNRDDVGSGYSAPEVTMSGQYSLKSDVYGFGVVMLELLTGRKPFDSTRPRLEQSLVRWATPQLHDIDALSKMVDPALKGLYPVKSLSRFADVIALCVQPEPEFRPPMSEVVEALVRLVQRANMSKRTTGTDQGASPRIGNPDDTHDYMS; this is encoded by the exons ATGTATACCAGCTTAAATTCACCACAGCAGCTAACAGGTTGGACTGCTAGCAATGGTGATCCATGTGGGCAGTCCTGGAAAGGTGTTACTTGCTCGAACAAACGCGTCACTGAAAT TAAACTGTCAAATCTTGGACTTTCCGGGTCGGTGGGTTACAGCTTTCAAAGTTTGACATCATTGAAAGAATT GGACTTGAGCCACAACAATTTTGCAGGAGATATACCATATTTTACTCTTCCGAACTTGCAGCGATT AAATCTCGAGTATAATCAATTTACTGGCAGCGTCCCTTTTGCCATCAGTCAGATGCCTTCTCTTCAGTACCT AAATCTTGCTCATAATCAGTTGCAGAATGCGCTGACCGACATGTTTGGACCACTTTCTTCCCTCTCCACACT GGATCTCTCTTTCAATTCTCTGAACGGTGGTCTCCCCGAGAGTTTTAAGAATCTTACCAGTATAAACTCTAT GTACTTGCAAAACAACCAGTTTTCAGGCACTATTGATGTCCTCGCAAATCTTCCCCTCGATACTCT AGATGTTTCGAACAACCGTTTTACTGGCTGGGTACCTGATCAACTGAAAAGTATCAATTTGAA GAAGGATGGTAATTCATGGAGCTCAGGGCCTGCACCTCCTCCTCCACCTGGTACTCCTCCTGCCACTAGAAATAGAAAGCACAAATCTGGCAGCGATGGTTCTGCATCAGATAGTGGTTCTGGTGGTGGGAGTAGCAGCTCAGGAATTGGAGGTGGAGCCATAGCTGGAATAGTGATATCAATCCTTATTATCGGGGCTATAGTAGCGTTCTTTTTGGTGAAGAGAAGATCCAGGAGGTCATCCTCGGATATCGAAAAGCTCGACAATCAACCCCTTGCTCCTCTTGCTTCTAATGAAGTGCAAG AAATAAAATCAGTCAAGTCCTCCTCTTCACTTGATAGCCAGGCACTTGATACACCCATTTCAATAAGCCTTCGACCCCCTCCTATTGACCGTCACAAATCATTCGATGATGAAGAGTTTTCTAAAAAGCCTGTTGTTGTTAAGAAAGCTGTACCGGCTCCTACAAATGTTACATCATATTCGATAGCAGACCTCCAGATAGCTACTGGCAGTTTCAGTGTTGAAAATCTTCTTGGTGAAGGGTCATTTGGACGTGTTTATCGAGCTCAATTCGCTGATGGCAAG GTTCTTGCGGTGAAGAAGATAGACTCATCGGCTCTTCCCAGTAACATGTCTGACAATTTCATGGAGATGGTTTCAAATATATCCCAGTTGCATCACACAAATGTAACCGAGTTGGTTGGCTATTGTTCAGAGCATGGACAACACCTGCTTGTCTACGAGTTCCACAAAAATGGCTCACTCTACGATTTCCTACATATATCAGATGAGTACAGCAAGCCATTGATTTGGAACACCCGAGTCAAAATTGCTCTCGGGACTGCACGTGCATTAGA GTACCTCCATGAAGTTTGCTCGCCATCTGTTGTTCACAAAAATATCAAGTCAGCTAACATCTTACTTGATGCTGAACTCAACCCTCACCTTTCAGACTCGGGCTTGGCGACGTTTATTCCAAATGCAGATGAG GTACTAAATCGTGACGATGTGGGGTCTGGATACAGTGCACCTGAGGTTACTATGTCCGGACAGTACTCTCTTAAGAGTGATGTTTATGGTTTTGGAGTGGTTATGTTGGAACTTCTCACTGGACGTAAGCCATTTGACAG CACAAGGCCTAGACTGGAGCAATCTTTGGTTCGATGGGCAACACCTCAACTCCATGATATCGATGCTCTATCCAAGATGGTTGACCCGGCACTTAAAGGGCTTTACCCAGTTAAATCTCTCTCACGTTTTGCCGATGTGATCGCTCTTTGTGTCCAG CCGGAGCCTGAGTTTCGGCCACCCATGTCAGAAGTGGTTGAAGCATTGGTTCGACTAGTGCAGCGAGCTAACATGAGTAAGAGAACAACAGGGACAGACCAAGGTGCATCTCCACGAATCGGAAACCCCGATGATACACACGACTACATGTCTTAA
- the LOC108489360 gene encoding protein STRUBBELIG-RECEPTOR FAMILY 6 isoform X1 has product MVKNWKKALILVLFTVCILGFKPRCVIGETDQADASALGVMYTSLNSPQQLTGWTASNGDPCGQSWKGVTCSNKRVTEIKLSNLGLSGSVGYSFQSLTSLKELDLSHNNFAGDIPYFTLPNLQRLNLEYNQFTGSVPFAISQMPSLQYLNLAHNQLQNALTDMFGPLSSLSTLDLSFNSLNGGLPESFKNLTSINSMYLQNNQFSGTIDVLANLPLDTLDVSNNRFTGWVPDQLKSINLKKDGNSWSSGPAPPPPPGTPPATRNRKHKSGSDGSASDSGSGGGSSSSGIGGGAIAGIVISILIIGAIVAFFLVKRRSRRSSSDIEKLDNQPLAPLASNEVQEIKSVKSSSSLDSQALDTPISISLRPPPIDRHKSFDDEEFSKKPVVVKKAVPAPTNVTSYSIADLQIATGSFSVENLLGEGSFGRVYRAQFADGKVLAVKKIDSSALPSNMSDNFMEMVSNISQLHHTNVTELVGYCSEHGQHLLVYEFHKNGSLYDFLHISDEYSKPLIWNTRVKIALGTARALEYLHEVCSPSVVHKNIKSANILLDAELNPHLSDSGLATFIPNADEVLNRDDVGSGYSAPEVTMSGQYSLKSDVYGFGVVMLELLTGRKPFDSTRPRLEQSLVRWATPQLHDIDALSKMVDPALKGLYPVKSLSRFADVIALCVQPEPEFRPPMSEVVEALVRLVQRANMSKRTTGTDQGASPRIGNPDDTHDYMS; this is encoded by the exons ATGGTGAAGAATTGGAAAAAGGCTTTGATTTTGGTGCTGTTTACAGTCTGCATTCTGGGGTTTAAGCCAAGATGTGTTATTGGCGAAACAGATCAAGCAGATG CTTCTGCTCTAGGGGTTATGTATACCAGCTTAAATTCACCACAGCAGCTAACAGGTTGGACTGCTAGCAATGGTGATCCATGTGGGCAGTCCTGGAAAGGTGTTACTTGCTCGAACAAACGCGTCACTGAAAT TAAACTGTCAAATCTTGGACTTTCCGGGTCGGTGGGTTACAGCTTTCAAAGTTTGACATCATTGAAAGAATT GGACTTGAGCCACAACAATTTTGCAGGAGATATACCATATTTTACTCTTCCGAACTTGCAGCGATT AAATCTCGAGTATAATCAATTTACTGGCAGCGTCCCTTTTGCCATCAGTCAGATGCCTTCTCTTCAGTACCT AAATCTTGCTCATAATCAGTTGCAGAATGCGCTGACCGACATGTTTGGACCACTTTCTTCCCTCTCCACACT GGATCTCTCTTTCAATTCTCTGAACGGTGGTCTCCCCGAGAGTTTTAAGAATCTTACCAGTATAAACTCTAT GTACTTGCAAAACAACCAGTTTTCAGGCACTATTGATGTCCTCGCAAATCTTCCCCTCGATACTCT AGATGTTTCGAACAACCGTTTTACTGGCTGGGTACCTGATCAACTGAAAAGTATCAATTTGAA GAAGGATGGTAATTCATGGAGCTCAGGGCCTGCACCTCCTCCTCCACCTGGTACTCCTCCTGCCACTAGAAATAGAAAGCACAAATCTGGCAGCGATGGTTCTGCATCAGATAGTGGTTCTGGTGGTGGGAGTAGCAGCTCAGGAATTGGAGGTGGAGCCATAGCTGGAATAGTGATATCAATCCTTATTATCGGGGCTATAGTAGCGTTCTTTTTGGTGAAGAGAAGATCCAGGAGGTCATCCTCGGATATCGAAAAGCTCGACAATCAACCCCTTGCTCCTCTTGCTTCTAATGAAGTGCAAG AAATAAAATCAGTCAAGTCCTCCTCTTCACTTGATAGCCAGGCACTTGATACACCCATTTCAATAAGCCTTCGACCCCCTCCTATTGACCGTCACAAATCATTCGATGATGAAGAGTTTTCTAAAAAGCCTGTTGTTGTTAAGAAAGCTGTACCGGCTCCTACAAATGTTACATCATATTCGATAGCAGACCTCCAGATAGCTACTGGCAGTTTCAGTGTTGAAAATCTTCTTGGTGAAGGGTCATTTGGACGTGTTTATCGAGCTCAATTCGCTGATGGCAAG GTTCTTGCGGTGAAGAAGATAGACTCATCGGCTCTTCCCAGTAACATGTCTGACAATTTCATGGAGATGGTTTCAAATATATCCCAGTTGCATCACACAAATGTAACCGAGTTGGTTGGCTATTGTTCAGAGCATGGACAACACCTGCTTGTCTACGAGTTCCACAAAAATGGCTCACTCTACGATTTCCTACATATATCAGATGAGTACAGCAAGCCATTGATTTGGAACACCCGAGTCAAAATTGCTCTCGGGACTGCACGTGCATTAGA GTACCTCCATGAAGTTTGCTCGCCATCTGTTGTTCACAAAAATATCAAGTCAGCTAACATCTTACTTGATGCTGAACTCAACCCTCACCTTTCAGACTCGGGCTTGGCGACGTTTATTCCAAATGCAGATGAG GTACTAAATCGTGACGATGTGGGGTCTGGATACAGTGCACCTGAGGTTACTATGTCCGGACAGTACTCTCTTAAGAGTGATGTTTATGGTTTTGGAGTGGTTATGTTGGAACTTCTCACTGGACGTAAGCCATTTGACAG CACAAGGCCTAGACTGGAGCAATCTTTGGTTCGATGGGCAACACCTCAACTCCATGATATCGATGCTCTATCCAAGATGGTTGACCCGGCACTTAAAGGGCTTTACCCAGTTAAATCTCTCTCACGTTTTGCCGATGTGATCGCTCTTTGTGTCCAG CCGGAGCCTGAGTTTCGGCCACCCATGTCAGAAGTGGTTGAAGCATTGGTTCGACTAGTGCAGCGAGCTAACATGAGTAAGAGAACAACAGGGACAGACCAAGGTGCATCTCCACGAATCGGAAACCCCGATGATACACACGACTACATGTCTTAA